The Perca fluviatilis chromosome 3, GENO_Pfluv_1.0, whole genome shotgun sequence nucleotide sequence TTCACTCTCCAAGAACCTTGCCTTCTCTTCCAGCTGGGGAAGGAGACATAAACACCCGGCGACAGGCCGAGGAAGAGACCAGTAACATCTTTCGTGCTAAATATAGATCCCCTGATGAAGCGCCTGCATGCtaatactgctgctgctgctgctctggcaCTCGCCTTCACCTCCTGTACTATGTGATGCTGCGTGCGTACTGTCATGCAGTACgagcctcccctccctctcgcAGAAATGCTGCAATGCGTCTCCCTCAGCCAAGACTGGGTCAGTGTAACTTAGCTAGCAGCAAACGGCCAGAGAAGCATCCCCATAGCAACAGCCAATGAGGCTTATGGCTGAgggattattttttttgcgtgtttttgttgtgattGTATATGAAAAGAGCGTATTTCCAGGATTAAAGTTGTCAGGGGGGCTTTAGTTAGAGCCCGGGGAGGAATAAGATGGCAAGTGAGCAAAAGAGGAGACAGGGCAGGGTTGAGGATGTGTGTGCGCGGCTGTATGTGCAGAGTTATTGTGTTGACAGATGCTGGAAGATGGGGCATTGTGTTGTCATTAAATGATGCTTGAGTATTTTCATATTGGgaaacattttacacacagtttacagCAATTCTCCTTTAGAGTTTTGTCAGACATCCTATAGAGTTTTTATTATTCTGTTACATCCTAACCAGCAGTATTAAAGCAAGCAGATAATTAAAGCTATGGTTTAACAGAGTTAAATATTCAGACACAAGTCTCTGCCTAACATATTTGATGTCTTTAGAAACTTTTAAATCCCcacttgaaataaaaaaataaagttatgtgGGTTTGTAAAGCATTAGTTTGTAATGGTCAGTATAAGTGGGTTGAATTGCATTTCAGGGCTCATACAAAAATGTTGGGCTATATTCACTTTCCctcccttaaaggtcccatggcatgaaaatttcactttatgaggttttttaacattaatatgagctcccccagcctgcctatggtcccccagtggcaagaaatggtgataggtgtaaaccgagccctgggtatcctgctctgcctttgagaaaatgaaagctcagatggaccaatctggaatcttccctatatgtcgtcataaggggaaaggtttctctgctttgcccatggCAGTTGgttaaggccacacccccaccctccaccttgccccgcttctctcctcatttgcatttaaagctacagacacagaaatggcacatcctaaggaaagctcattgtgggactggctctagtggctgtaattctccaccaaggctgaatttcgcgaaagagacttcagatacagtattaggggaccactaaggtctatataaaagatacttcagatacagtattaggggaccactaaggtctatataaaagagacttcagatacagtattaggggaccactaaggtctatataaaagcatccaaaaagcaccatgccataggacctttaaatcaTCTGCTTCTACTTCAGGGTCCATGATTCGTTCTATACACCAAAATATGGTTTGAATTTTTAACTACTTCCACTTGAATACATGGAAGCATGGTTTTACAATTGTGGGTCTTGTAGATTGTGGATTCAGATGTTTTTCAAATCTTTTAACTTTGTCACGACTGCTAGAGATGTCAGGATGCGACGTCACGTTCTTCAGATGGTTATTAGAAGGGAGATGTGATGCCAAAATGTGCCCAGATCATTACACTTAACCAGTAGCTTTTTGAAGTATATATAGCAACGGTTTGACATTTTAGGACATATGTTTATTCAAGTTTAGGCGTATTTGTTTTCTTGCCAAAAGTTAGATGAAAAGATCTCATGTCTGCGCTCTAAATATCAAGCTAGAGCCAGCAGGCAGTTActgtagcttagcttagcataagtaGTGGAAGCAGGGTGAAACAGCTACTGTagttctgtccaaaggtaaaataaaatccaCCTATAACTAGTTGCTTTACAAGGTGTTAAATGCTGGAAGACACGAGAATGATATTGATCGTCTCATCTTTTTCAACTTCCAGAAAATGAAAATTAAGAATATTTCCCAtcaagatgtgttttttttttttacttataggGATTGTGTGATTGTATCTCTGTTTAAGTGTTGTGGATTGATCCTGTAATATGAGCAACTAGAAGCTATTTGCCCCATCAGAAGAAGGCCTCTGTTACTTCGTCATTATTTGGTCTTGGTGTAATCATaaggtttatttttaaaatctctGTCTCCTGCAGGCCAGCGGATTCTCCAGTATAAGAGTGATGTCCTCGAGACAACGGTGTTGGTAAACCCATCAGAGGAGACCGCTGCCTCAGAGGTAAGTCACACCTGgacaacacagacaaaacacagcaGGTTGACGATGATCCAGTGCTCTGAATCCTGCAGgataatttatttaaatcacACTGAAGAGTGGGTTCAGTCTGGATCAAACTTGGTTTTTACTTATGAAGAACACAGCAACACCTATTGTTCACCATTCAGCCCCAGTGGGAATTCCATGTCTCTCCTGCTAGTAATCATCACTCAGTTGATTAACAGGAAAACACTCACACAGTGGGAGAGGCAGACACTTCTTTGGGTTATAAATAAATCCACTCAGATGCCTCAGATTTGActgtcagtgtaaaaaaaatagtcaGTTTTCAGCTAAGCTTTTGACTGCCTTAACCTAACctagtttttttattattactgtcTAGTAGTATGAATACACCTGATCCTTGAACCAGAAAGACACTGTACTGTACTtctgcatttaaaatgtattcttaatGCTGCAGCAACTTCGTCAGACACAGTGATTTatcttttacaaaaaaataacaagtcTGAAATAAATGGCTAGTCTATTTGTTGTCCCTTTTGCTGGATGGAATTAAAAGAAACTTTTCCTTTTCCAAACAATCTATTTTGGGCATGAAGTGGTAGTGATTGACACTATGCAACTCTTAGGAGTAATTTTAGGCTGTTACATTTCTATTTGGTGTTTAAATagttcttcaaaataaaagtttgacCTTTCATCTCATTTTCATTCCTTTGCAATATATACTTTgatacaatttcttttttaagtgTATTCTTTAGGTTTTCATTCATTGTTCACATCGTGTTATTATCATTGAGTGGGTCGATGTTGCCTGGATGACATTGATTTCGGGGACAAATTGAGCAGCTCTCAAACTCAATAGCACTCAAATCAAATGAAATATTGCAACTCAGTGAATTCATGATACATGCGAGATGATGTGAGCTTTGTTCATTGGGAACTAAATTGCTTGCTTTGTCACCCCAAAAAGATTCTTCATCTTTCcagtacagtacatttaaaTTTTGTGTTCTGATGTTGATGACTTATGGAAGatttattattagaaaacattaATGTTAGCTGTTATAGTGTTGTTATAGTTGGTTATTCTGTCCTCTACCCAGATTCGCTCTCTGATCACTGACTTTGCTGGGAATAAGTTGCTGATCCTGAGCGGCCAGAGCTCTGAGCAGGGAGGTGACATCCTACTGCAAGGTGGAGCATTCACCTGGCAACACTTCTCTGACATCATCTCCAACCCTCAAGTGAGCTGGGTGCACTTTCTCTCCAAATAAATCTTTTCAGTGTATGGATCAACTTTTATAAAGCTTACATAGACAGTTGTTTTGGGTTGTTTTTCATTGTTACTGTGTTTCCAGGTGATTGAACTCCTGTCCAAGGCCTCTTCAGAGCAGCCGGCCAGACTTACTGTTTCCTGTCAGGGAGACGGGGGCTGGAGCTCCCTGGGCCAAAGCCAGGAGCAGCAGTCACTCCAAAATCTTCTGGAATACCGCCTGAACCCCGAACCTTACCTCCCCAACATGGACGGAGTCACAGAGTTCACTGAGTATGTCTCCGAGACAGTGGATGTGCCGTCGTCCTTCGACCTCCTGGAGCCCCCAACCTCTGGAGGTTTTCTGAAGCTGTCCAAACCCTGCTGCTACATCTTCCCTGGAGGCAGGGGAGACTCTGCTCTGTTCGCCGTCAACGGATTCAACATCCTGGTGGATGGAGGGTCTGATCGAAAGTCCTGCTTCTGGAAGCTGGTTCGCCACCTGGACAGGATCGACTCTGTTCTGCTCACCCATATTGGTGCGGACAACCTCCCTGGCATCAACGGGTTGTTCCAGAGGAAGATTGCAGAGCAAGAAGAGGAGCGTAACCAAGGATCTGGCTCCAGCAGCAACGGTGAATGGATGAAGAACCTGATCTCTCCTGAGCTTGGGATTGTGTTTTTCAACGTCCCAGAGAAGCTTCGGATGCCAGAGTCCACGCTGAAAGTGAAACGAAGCATTGAGGAAGCATCTCTTACATTGCAGTACCTCAACAAGCTTGGTATCACACCAGAGCCTCTTCACAGGGTAGTCAGCAACACCATTGAACCCATCACACTATTCCACAAACTTGGTGTGGGGAAGTTAGACATGTATGTCTTAAACCCTGTAAAAGAGAGCAAAGAGATGCAGTTTCTAATGCAGAAATGGGCTGGAAACAGCAAAGCCAAGACCGGGATTACGATGGCCAATGGAAAAGAAGGAGAAATATCTGTCCCCTATTTGACATCAGTTACCGCTCTCATAGTTTGGATTCCTCACCGTCCGACAGAAAAGATAGTTAGGGTGCTCTTCCCTGGAAATGCACCGCAGAATAAAATCTTGGAGGGCCTCGAGAAACTGAAACACCTGGACTTCCTGCGATACCCAGTGGCGACCCAAAAAGAAATATCATCTGGTGCGCCTCCTCCCATCATCAAACAGACTAAAATAAGATCAAGAACTGACAGCAAAGAGAGTCTCAAGTCTTCACCCAAACCTCACTCtaaaacaacaaagaaagaagTCAGTGGACAGGAGGAAGAGTCCAAGAGTGAAATCACTAAAGAGAATAAAGTGgaaaagaaggaggagaagaagctcAAAAGTGAAAGTCTAAAAGCcaccaaacaacagaaaaacagcgAGGTTGCCCCTGTGGCCGgcaagacagagaaaaagaaaatatccaAGGAAAAAACTGCCAAGCATGAGAAAGCGTCCAagatggatgaaaagaaagacaaagagaaaaaagaaattaagaaaGAAAAACGTGAagcaaagagagaagaaaatataagaaaagaagagaaaaaggaaagtAAAGCCAAGGAGGATAAAAAGAAGGACTCAAGTAAACCGGAACTGAGAAAAATCACGAAACCTGACCTGAAGCCGCTCACCCCTGAAGTGAGAAAAACTCTGCATAAAGCTAAGACTCAGGCTAAACCcaagacagacaaaaacaaagtagtGAAAGAGGAAGCAAATGAGAAAAAGCCAGTCCCAAAGAACATCCCTGAGGAGATCGCAGCAGCAGCTTTGGCTGACAGGTCCATTGTGTCCTCCCCAGAGGACCTCACTGAGGACTTTGAGGCTTTGAAACAAGAAGAGCTGTCCAAAAAGACTGAGCCTATTCAGAATGATGTGATGTTTGGGTATTTGCTGCACACAGATACTAAAGATCCTTCCTTAGTTTTCCCTGAGGAGACGGTCTCATCCCCAGCCACTGAGATACAATCTGCTTCACCCAAATCCCCTGTCGAACAGGAATACAACAAAGACAAGGGCGCTTCAgtacaggttacagccactgaaaagaaggaaGCAAGTGATGCCTTTGACAAGAAGTATGAAGAGGAGCAAATGGAGAAATATGACAAATACCATGTAAAGGACCACATAGGAGACAGATCAAAGAAGAGTGACAGCTCAGAGGAGGAGGGTGATGTCATTGAAAAAGCCGAATTTGAAGGAACGGAAGATGACGAGGTCCTGAAATATAAAACGGAGGAGGcgaaaaaggaaaaaactggAAAGGAGTGGGACACCAAGCCAACTGAGCAAAAACCTTTGTCAACCACAGCACTGTCTGGGCAAGTAGCAGCCTCCGCCTCGGAGCAATTCTCCTTCATCCAAGACGAGACCATCCCTGGTTACTCCGAGACCGAACAGACCATCTCTGATGAGGAGATCCACGAGGAACCAGAAGATAGGATCCCACATTTGCGCTATGATGTGGGCTCCTATGACATCTCTGTCCCTGATGTCCCTGGTACCTTTGACTCCATGCACGGTATGAAAGAGATGAAGTGCTCCGCCGTATCTGACATCAAACCCAAAGCCTTCATGGGAGGGCACGAGCCTGAGCTCGCACCTTACCCTGCCATCATTGCGGCACCTCTTGCAGAGGAGGAGCACATCTCCTCTGCAACATCCATAACAGAATATGACAAACTATCATCCTTTGCCACATCTGTAGCCGAGGACCAGTCGATAGCCTCTGTGACAGCGCCACAGACCGAGGAGGCTGGGAGGAATTCTCTCCTGCTTGACACAATCAACAGTATCCCCTCACGCGCTGAGGCCGCCCATGGGAAGGACTATCTTCACTCGGCAGGAACCATCTCACCCACATCCTCTCTGGAGGACGACAAGTGCTTCAAGTCTCCTTCCTCTGACGAGTACCAGCCCAACATTCCCGAGATGGAATCTGGGGATGCAAAGATCAAATCAGTCCAcgaagaggaagaggatgaggaaGACGAGGACGAGGACCAGACTCCGAACGTTGACATCCCTCTCGGTAAACTCCAAGAGGGCTACGAACACGCATCCTTCATGATGCTCCAGGAAAAGCAGAAATCTCCTTCTGCCAcgttttctcctcctcctcctctcttctctacCATGAAGTCCTCCCCCACGCAGGCTGTCAAAGAAGACCAATCTCTCTTTAGCACAGAGGGATTTAAGATGGGTGCAGATATAAAGCCTGTTTCACCCCCTCCATCTTTCTCCTCTGGATTAGACTTAGAGTCCCACTCCAGGCAGGAGAGTGAGGAAAGATGTCTAAGTCCAGATGACAGCACCATGAAACTGGCCTCACCCACACAGTCTATGCCTACAAGCAGTGGCTACTCTCCAACAGAAGAGAAACCCTTTAAGACAGAAGACAAAGATGAAGAAGGGTTCAACGTTAAAGCTGACACCCAGAAATCAGTCATTATCTCAGACAGTACCGCCTATATTGGTCTGGTAGGTGACAACACAGTGTCTGAAGAGTCTCAAGAAGAATCCAATGAATCCAATGAAGAGGAAGATGACTATTACACCAAAAAGGATCTACAGCCCGCTGTTAAGGCCAAGCTTATGGAGGCAAAAGAGGGGTGCTTCTTGGACGACGACTTCGCCTCTGAGGCTAAATCTGCAAAGATAGAAACAGAAGTCAAGAGCTTAGAAAAGAAACCGTTGTCTTTCAGCACAGAGGAAAAACCCATACCTCAAGTGACGTACtcagatgaagatgaagaagatgatgatAAACAAAGTGGGGTAGGGTCTAATAAGCCCTTATCAACCAATGAAAGCAAAGTAGACTTGAAAAATGAAAGCACAGAGGAAACAGATGTTGCttttaaagagacagagaaaaatgtTCATTTCAGTCTCTATAATTTTCCAGAGAAGGAGACCAAAGAAAAGGCCGTGTATATAAGACAGGACACCCCCTATGTGCATGGCAAAACATTCTCTTACAGTGACATTTATGGCTCAGTGGACTCGGATTCATATTGTCAGGAGTCCTTAGATAAAGCGGAGAAGGACACCGCGAAGGCTGAACTGGATTCGCAGAAACCCGAGTCCCCATCCCCGGTAACCGCCACGGACAAGATGTCAGAGAAGGAGGGATTTACCGTCTCTTATGGAAAagagtcctcctcctcctcatcgtGGCTCGACTCCAAGAGCACTTCTGCTGTACCTTCGTTCGAAGATGTCAAAGTAAAGGAGACATTTGAACACGGCACAGGAACCCGATTCCCTTCACTGGCTGATAGACCCGAGGCCTCGTCCACTTCTTTATCATCAGAAAAAGACGCCTCTATTAAAAGCCAGATTGACGGCGGCCCAAAGTCCCAGACGTACTCCTCAATGACAGCGTTTGATGTAGACAAACCTGGCGCCGCAGGGTACGGCGAGAAAGGAGCTAGTTTGGAGGTTGATATGCGAAAACTAACAGcaagggaggaggaggactatgatgatgatgaagtcGTCGAAGAagatgatgaggatgaggaggacgaagaggaggaggacgacaACGAAGACGCTGTTGATTCTGATATGGAGAAAGGTGCCAAAGAGAAGTCTGAGAAGGAAGTCAAAAGTCCAATCGGTGAAATGTTTGGCTCAAACAGGCCTGAATTTATGGTTTCCATGGCTGGATACGGCTATAATAGCCAGGGGAAGCCGAGCAGCTCTAGCTCGCTCGCAAAGGCAGAACACGAAACTAAAATTGACTCCTCATCCTTCAGTGGAAAGCCAATGGATTTAGGAGCTACAGGTTTCTCTACCTACTCCTCGGGCTTTGAATACTCGTATGGAAGTGGTGAGAAAGACTCATTTCCACAGACCACAGACAAAGGTAAAGAGGATTTCACTTTGAAATCAACAGAGGACAGTTATTACCAGAATGACAGGGCTGATCCGGATTTTGAGAAACAGAAGATACCAGACCTGAGTAAGAGATCACTGGACACAAGCTTTCAGTACACAACCACCGCTACCCCTGGGTACTCCTCCTCTTCGGCCTATAGctactcctcctccacctcggGCTCCCTCTCCACCAGCCGTCAGTTCGGAGAGGAACTCGAGACTCCTGCCGAGCCTCTCTTTGAGTACTCTTCCTTTAAAGAAGAAAACTCACTGGTCATGGATCCTCCCTACTCTGGCTCCGCTGGCACAAAAGACGACTATCTAGAAGTGTCTGAAAAACAGATCACAGCTACAACCATGGCTGAGTCCACTTCCAGTTTAGCTCGCTTCTCACCCCTCAGCCCATTTGAGGAGGTCAAATCCTTCCCTTCGCTCTCCTCCGCTGCCTTTGCTGAGGACAAGAAGGAGTATACAACTTCAGCAGGTGGAATAATGGACAAAGGCCCTCAATCGGACTGCTTCTATAAGCCTGGATGGTCGGTAGGGTCCAAGCTGGACACGGCTGTTGGGTTTGGGGCTTCAGCAGGACCGTTTGCTCAACCTGCAGAGCTGTCCAAAGACAAAGAGGCAGCCAGCGCCGCTCTATTTGGCGTCACTTCCTCCCCACGCCCAGACACAGAAGGCAAGCATTACTTTGAGGAGACTGACAGCagtgaggaagaggatgaggaggcTTACATGCGTGAGATGACCAGGACGCTTTCCAGCGGCCAGTCTGGTAACCTCTCATTTTCTGACAAGCATGTTGCTCCAGCTGCCAGTGCAAATACGGCTGGTGCACTCCCCGATGTTCTTGGCTCCTACATGCCCTCGCCTCTTCAGGCCAGCAAGCCAGACCCGGTCAACGGCCCCATGGAGGTCAGCTCAAGCAGCA carries:
- the map1aa gene encoding microtubule-associated protein 1A isoform X2, which produces MDGVTEFTEYVSETVDVPSSFDLLEPPTSGGFLKLSKPCCYIFPGGRGDSALFAVNGFNILVDGGSDRKSCFWKLVRHLDRIDSVLLTHIGADNLPGINGLFQRKIAEQEEERNQGSGSSSNGEWMKNLISPELGIVFFNVPEKLRMPESTLKVKRSIEEASLTLQYLNKLGITPEPLHRVVSNTIEPITLFHKLGVGKLDMYVLNPVKESKEMQFLMQKWAGNSKAKTGITMANGKEGEISVPYLTSVTALIVWIPHRPTEKIVRVLFPGNAPQNKILEGLEKLKHLDFLRYPVATQKEISSGAPPPIIKQTKIRSRTDSKESLKSSPKPHSKTTKKEVSGQEEESKSEITKENKVEKKEEKKLKSESLKATKQQKNSEVAPVAGKTEKKKISKEKTAKHEKASKMDEKKDKEKKEIKKEKREAKREENIRKEEKKESKAKEDKKKDSSKPELRKITKPDLKPLTPEVRKTLHKAKTQAKPKTDKNKVVKEEANEKKPVPKNIPEEIAAAALADRSIVSSPEDLTEDFEALKQEELSKKTEPIQNDVMFGYLLHTDTKDPSLVFPEETVSSPATEIQSASPKSPVEQEYNKDKGASVQVTATEKKEASDAFDKKYEEEQMEKYDKYHVKDHIGDRSKKSDSSEEEGDVIEKAEFEGTEDDEVLKYKTEEAKKEKTGKEWDTKPTEQKPLSTTALSGQVAASASEQFSFIQDETIPGYSETEQTISDEEIHEEPEDRIPHLRYDVGSYDISVPDVPGTFDSMHGMKEMKCSAVSDIKPKAFMGGHEPELAPYPAIIAAPLAEEEHISSATSITEYDKLSSFATSVAEDQSIASVTAPQTEEAGRNSLLLDTINSIPSRAEAAHGKDYLHSAGTISPTSSLEDDKCFKSPSSDEYQPNIPEMESGDAKIKSVHEEEEDEEDEDEDQTPNVDIPLGKLQEGYEHASFMMLQEKQKSPSATFSPPPPLFSTMKSSPTQAVKEDQSLFSTEGFKMGADIKPVSPPPSFSSGLDLESHSRQESEERCLSPDDSTMKLASPTQSMPTSSGYSPTEEKPFKTEDKDEEGFNVKADTQKSVIISDSTAYIGLVGDNTVSEESQEESNESNEEEDDYYTKKDLQPAVKAKLMEAKEGCFLDDDFASEAKSAKIETEVKSLEKKPLSFSTEEKPIPQVTYSDEDEEDDDKQSGVGSNKPLSTNESKVDLKNESTEETDVAFKETEKNVHFSLYNFPEKETKEKAVYIRQDTPYVHGKTFSYSDIYGSVDSDSYCQESLDKAEKDTAKAELDSQKPESPSPVTATDKMSEKEGFTVSYGKESSSSSSWLDSKSTSAVPSFEDVKVKETFEHGTGTRFPSLADRPEASSTSLSSEKDASIKSQIDGGPKSQTYSSMTAFDVDKPGAAGYGEKGASLEVDMRKLTAREEEDYDDDEVVEEDDEDEEDEEEEDDNEDAVDSDMEKGAKEKSEKEVKSPIGEMFGSNRPEFMVSMAGYGYNSQGKPSSSSSLAKAEHETKIDSSSFSGKPMDLGATGFSTYSSGFEYSYGSGEKDSFPQTTDKGKEDFTLKSTEDSYYQNDRADPDFEKQKIPDLSKRSLDTSFQYTTTATPGYSSSSAYSYSSSTSGSLSTSRQFGEELETPAEPLFEYSSFKEENSLVMDPPYSGSAGTKDDYLEVSEKQITATTMAESTSSLARFSPLSPFEEVKSFPSLSSAAFAEDKKEYTTSAGGIMDKGPQSDCFYKPGWSVGSKLDTAVGFGASAGPFAQPAELSKDKEAASAALFGVTSSPRPDTEGKHYFEETDSSEEEDEEAYMREMTRTLSSGQSGNLSFSDKHVAPAASANTAGALPDVLGSYMPSPLQASKPDPVNGPMEVSSSSTLPAGAAASGASSGPAKVEPREGAAAYRSSFEWEMSKPQMGMVPGDSPPHYRHDDEFEEECEMEPEHPARPLSLSSKTDQPFRSPFYAEECSQGGQDDDDDDDSDQDLAGDVPMGATSSYTSRSSPGYSSSEYRQPKHDLSPSFINPCMRQLSSDEDDEEHGRRSDQSQEADVHDLSVKRRANKQPHHHQSHSSSLQKAGGMSAGLGLATEDTPPTSVSESLASQSDSDVPPGTEEYPSVAGEGNMDSDEDADYMPVDKLSATGGGSHQSSRRSNDPPPAPLMDPIPRPPRPDVCMVDPDSLDNGIVKKEPKAKSLKKTSGKTKSASPARRKRSPMPVKQTPSPRSASLKKKEADKSSRMSRLSDGQGSKDDDLSRSSYNPGKGLTNGVKSSSGSQKSGSAAAPGLPIYVDLAYIPNHCSAKNVDQEFFKRIRSAYYVVSGNDTASGEPSRGVLDALLDGKAQWGSNLQVTLIPTHDTEVTRDWYQQTHERQQELNIMVLASSSTVVMQDESFPACKIEF
- the map1aa gene encoding microtubule-associated protein 1A isoform X1, producing the protein MEMEKGLASTSGTVTMEIPIAAAASVERAESEECFQHHGQQRRAGAAFQHRNYHMLIVIGEISTSHHLDAAREQITQGLRSWNVDLTVCDLNKELQLFETRHTAQFSSQVKGQRILQYKSDVLETTVLVNPSEETAASEIRSLITDFAGNKLLILSGQSSEQGGDILLQGGAFTWQHFSDIISNPQVIELLSKASSEQPARLTVSCQGDGGWSSLGQSQEQQSLQNLLEYRLNPEPYLPNMDGVTEFTEYVSETVDVPSSFDLLEPPTSGGFLKLSKPCCYIFPGGRGDSALFAVNGFNILVDGGSDRKSCFWKLVRHLDRIDSVLLTHIGADNLPGINGLFQRKIAEQEEERNQGSGSSSNGEWMKNLISPELGIVFFNVPEKLRMPESTLKVKRSIEEASLTLQYLNKLGITPEPLHRVVSNTIEPITLFHKLGVGKLDMYVLNPVKESKEMQFLMQKWAGNSKAKTGITMANGKEGEISVPYLTSVTALIVWIPHRPTEKIVRVLFPGNAPQNKILEGLEKLKHLDFLRYPVATQKEISSGAPPPIIKQTKIRSRTDSKESLKSSPKPHSKTTKKEVSGQEEESKSEITKENKVEKKEEKKLKSESLKATKQQKNSEVAPVAGKTEKKKISKEKTAKHEKASKMDEKKDKEKKEIKKEKREAKREENIRKEEKKESKAKEDKKKDSSKPELRKITKPDLKPLTPEVRKTLHKAKTQAKPKTDKNKVVKEEANEKKPVPKNIPEEIAAAALADRSIVSSPEDLTEDFEALKQEELSKKTEPIQNDVMFGYLLHTDTKDPSLVFPEETVSSPATEIQSASPKSPVEQEYNKDKGASVQVTATEKKEASDAFDKKYEEEQMEKYDKYHVKDHIGDRSKKSDSSEEEGDVIEKAEFEGTEDDEVLKYKTEEAKKEKTGKEWDTKPTEQKPLSTTALSGQVAASASEQFSFIQDETIPGYSETEQTISDEEIHEEPEDRIPHLRYDVGSYDISVPDVPGTFDSMHGMKEMKCSAVSDIKPKAFMGGHEPELAPYPAIIAAPLAEEEHISSATSITEYDKLSSFATSVAEDQSIASVTAPQTEEAGRNSLLLDTINSIPSRAEAAHGKDYLHSAGTISPTSSLEDDKCFKSPSSDEYQPNIPEMESGDAKIKSVHEEEEDEEDEDEDQTPNVDIPLGKLQEGYEHASFMMLQEKQKSPSATFSPPPPLFSTMKSSPTQAVKEDQSLFSTEGFKMGADIKPVSPPPSFSSGLDLESHSRQESEERCLSPDDSTMKLASPTQSMPTSSGYSPTEEKPFKTEDKDEEGFNVKADTQKSVIISDSTAYIGLVGDNTVSEESQEESNESNEEEDDYYTKKDLQPAVKAKLMEAKEGCFLDDDFASEAKSAKIETEVKSLEKKPLSFSTEEKPIPQVTYSDEDEEDDDKQSGVGSNKPLSTNESKVDLKNESTEETDVAFKETEKNVHFSLYNFPEKETKEKAVYIRQDTPYVHGKTFSYSDIYGSVDSDSYCQESLDKAEKDTAKAELDSQKPESPSPVTATDKMSEKEGFTVSYGKESSSSSSWLDSKSTSAVPSFEDVKVKETFEHGTGTRFPSLADRPEASSTSLSSEKDASIKSQIDGGPKSQTYSSMTAFDVDKPGAAGYGEKGASLEVDMRKLTAREEEDYDDDEVVEEDDEDEEDEEEEDDNEDAVDSDMEKGAKEKSEKEVKSPIGEMFGSNRPEFMVSMAGYGYNSQGKPSSSSSLAKAEHETKIDSSSFSGKPMDLGATGFSTYSSGFEYSYGSGEKDSFPQTTDKGKEDFTLKSTEDSYYQNDRADPDFEKQKIPDLSKRSLDTSFQYTTTATPGYSSSSAYSYSSSTSGSLSTSRQFGEELETPAEPLFEYSSFKEENSLVMDPPYSGSAGTKDDYLEVSEKQITATTMAESTSSLARFSPLSPFEEVKSFPSLSSAAFAEDKKEYTTSAGGIMDKGPQSDCFYKPGWSVGSKLDTAVGFGASAGPFAQPAELSKDKEAASAALFGVTSSPRPDTEGKHYFEETDSSEEEDEEAYMREMTRTLSSGQSGNLSFSDKHVAPAASANTAGALPDVLGSYMPSPLQASKPDPVNGPMEVSSSSTLPAGAAASGASSGPAKVEPREGAAAYRSSFEWEMSKPQMGMVPGDSPPHYRHDDEFEEECEMEPEHPARPLSLSSKTDQPFRSPFYAEECSQGGQDDDDDDDSDQDLAGDVPMGATSSYTSRSSPGYSSSEYRQPKHDLSPSFINPCMRQLSSDEDDEEHGRRSDQSQEADVHDLSVKRRANKQPHHHQSHSSSLQKAGGMSAGLGLATEDTPPTSVSESLASQSDSDVPPGTEEYPSVAGEGNMDSDEDADYMPVDKLSATGGGSHQSSRRSNDPPPAPLMDPIPRPPRPDVCMVDPDSLDNGIVKKEPKAKSLKKTSGKTKSASPARRKRSPMPVKQTPSPRSASLKKKEADKSSRMSRLSDGQGSKDDDLSRSSYNPGKGLTNGVKSSSGSQKSGSAAAPGLPIYVDLAYIPNHCSAKNVDQEFFKRIRSAYYVVSGNDTASGEPSRGVLDALLDGKAQWGSNLQVTLIPTHDTEVTRDWYQQTHERQQELNIMVLASSSTVVMQDESFPACKIEF